In Pyricularia oryzae 70-15 chromosome 2, whole genome shotgun sequence, one genomic interval encodes:
- a CDS encoding multiple RNA-binding domain-containing protein 1: MSPVNPLLCSSSSSSSLVSLCLPSGPNTAKGEMANTMDSSRIFVRNLPPNITEADFRKHFASKGQEITDLKLIPKRRIGYVGFKSPQLAADAAKYYNRSYIRMSKIAVEIARPISDPSLPASKKVVTAQAIVAAHTTEKEAARAAKPEAESAPKKQKRKRDELDMADPNLKEYLETMNLKPGGAAAESSAMIVDADQSGANPSEALVGLENESDDEYEEIPARPVKRQAVEAKDATAAAVKAAPAEVLPPSEAPAPQESADASAQADVKPANDDDWLRSRTNRLLDLVDPDDPKALQPVSVDEGPAPVLKVAPETDQSPQDDVQEEQTKPVPEKVQKDDPVESIRKTSRLFVRNLPYSATEDDLKSVFGAFGPLDEIHLSHAGREGTSKGIAFIQYSESSSAVDAFQKLDGCDFQGRILHVLPGQAKRVLDEYAISQLPLKKQQQLKRKAEAATKRFNWNALYMSQDAVNAAVAERLGVSKSALFDPSSSDAGVKQAIAETSTIEEVKSYFASNGVDLDAFRHKERGDTTILVKNFSHGTTLDELKKTFEEYGPLTRVLMPPSATIAIVQFSHAAHAKTAFKKLAYSKFKSSLLYLEMAPKDVFKNVPEPTAQEQGKQKLSVTELLERDDAEEQGETTSLFVKGLNFATTTEKLAETFQSLEGFVSARVKTKTDPKKPGQVLSMGFGFVEFRSKELAQAALKVMDNYNLEGHTLTVRASHRGLDAAEERRREDKAKKQAGQRTKIVVKNLPFEATKKDVRTLFGTYGQLRSVRVPKNFENRTRGFAFAEFTTPKEAENALNALKNTHLLGRKLVLDFAEAEAVDAEEEIAKMQKKTEGQANKVALQNLIGKGRKKVTIGQDEEGDEM; this comes from the exons GATGTCTCCCGTCAATCCCTTGCTGTGTTCGTCCAGCTCAAGTTCATCACTTGTGTCTCTTTGCCTTCCTTCAGGGCCCAACACCGCCAAGGGCGAGATGGCAAATACAATGGATTCCTCACGTATATTCGTGCGGAACCTTCCGCCAAACATCACCGAGGCGGACTTTCGAAAGCACTTTGCGTCAAAGGGTCAAGAAATCACAGACCTCAAGCTGATACCAAAGAGGAGGATTGGATACGTGGGCTTCAAAAGCCCCCAACTCGCAGCCGATGCTGCAAAATATTACAACCGGTCTTACATTCGAATGTCCAAGATTGCAGTTGAAATAGCTCGGCCG ATCTCCGACCCATCCCTTCCTGCCTCCAAGAAGGTGGTCACCGCACAGGCAATCGTTGCAGCCCACACAACAGAGAAGGAAGCAGCGCGTGCGGCCAAGCCAGAAGCGGAATCAGCTCCGAAGAAACAGAAGAGGAAGCGAGATGAGCTCGACATGGCGGACCCAAATCTGAAGGAGTATTTGGAAACAATGAACCTGAAGCCCGgaggtgccgccgccgagtcATCAGCCATGATCGTTGACGCGGATCAATCTGGTGCCAACCCAAGTGAAGCCCTGGTTGGGCTGGAGAATGAAAGTGATGATGAATACGAAGAGATTCCGGCCCGACCAGTAAAGAGACAGGCCGTAGAGGCCAAGGATGCTACAGCCGCTGCGGTGAAAGCAGCGCCAGCTGAAGTCCTACCTCCTTCAGAAGCACCAGCTCCTCAAGAAAGTGCCGATGCATCGGCTCAAGCTGATGTGAAACCGGCAAATGATGACGACTGGCTTCGATCACGGACAAATCGGCTGCTCGATTTGGTTGATCCGGATGATCCCAAAGCATTACAGCCTGTGTCCGTTGATGAAGGGCCTGCGCCTGTTCTCAAGGTGGCCCCTGAAACGGACCAGTCGCCTCAAGATGATGTGCAAGAGGAGCAAACCAAGCCTGTGCCGGAGAAGGTCCAAAAGGATGATCCGGTCGAATCTATCCGCAAGACATCGCGACTATTTGTGCGAAATCTACCCTACAGTGCCACCGAAGATGACTTGAAGTCTGTATTTGGTGCATTCGGGCCCCTTGATGAG ATACACTTGTCTCATGCTGGGCGCGAAGGCACGAGTAAAGGGATAGCCTTTATCCAGTACTCTGAATCTTCGTCGGCCGTAGATGCATTCCAGAAGCTGGACGGGTGTGATTTTCAGGGGCGAATCCTGCACGTGCTACCCGGTCAGGCCAAGAGGGTGCTAGACGAGTACGCAATCTCCCAACTGCCACTCAAGAAGCAACAACAACTCAAGAGAAAGGCCGAGGCCGCAACGAAGCGGTTCAACTGGAATGCGCTTTATATGAGCCAAGATGCCGTCAACGCGGCTGTGGCGGAGCGTTTGGGTGTTTCGAAATCGGCTTTGTTCGATCCCTCATCATCAGATGCAGGTGTCAAGCAGGCGATTGCAGAGACCTCCACCATCGAAGAGGTCAAATCCTACTTTGCCTCCAACGGAGTGGATCTGGACGCTTTCAGGCACAAGGAACGCGGCGACACGACTATCTTGGTCAAGAATTTTAGCCATGGCACCACTTTGGACGAGCTCAAGAAAACGTTCGAAGAGTATGGCCCTCTGACGCGAGTATTGATGCCTCCCAGCGCAACAATAGCTATTGTGCAGTTTTCTCATGCTGCACATGCCAAGACAGCGTTCAAGAAGCTTGCGTACTCGAAGTTCAAGTCCTCGCTGTTGTATCTGGAGATGGCACCTAAGGACGTTTTCAAGAATGTTCCCGAGCCAACTGCACAGGAGCAAGGCAAGCAGAAGTTGTCTGTCACTGAGCTGTTGGAACGTGATGACGCAGAGGAACAAGGCGAGACAACATCACTCTTTGTCAAGGGTCTCAACTTCGCCACAACAACAGAGAAGCTGGCCGAAACCTTCCAATCACTAGAGGGCTTCGTCTCTGCCAGAGTGAAGACAAAGACCGACCCCAAGAAACCCGGCCAAGTACTCAGCATGGGCTTCGGGTTCGTAGAGTTTCGTAGTAAGGAGCTTGCTCAGGCTGCGCTCAAAGTTATGGACAATTACAACCTCGAAGGCCACACACTAACGGTGAGGGCGTCGCACCGAGGTCTCGACGCGGCTGAAGAGCGGCGCCGTGaggacaaggccaagaaaCAGGCAGGGCAGCGAACAAAGATTGTCGTCAAGAACTTGCCGTTCGAGGCAACCAAAAAGGATGTCCGGACTCTATTTGGCACTTATGGACAGCTGCGCTCTGTCCGTGTACCCAAGAACTTTGAGAACCGCACACGTGGTTTCGCATTTGCAGAGTTCACGACGCCCAAGGAGGCAGAGAACGCGCTCAATGCTCTCAAGAACACGCATTTGCTGGGCAGGAAGTTGGTGCTTGACTTTGCCGAAGCCGAGGCGGTTGACGCTGAAGAGGAGATTGCGAAGATGCAGAAGAAGACGGAGGGACAGGCCAACAAGGTTGCACTCCAAAACCTGATAGGAAAAGGACGGAAGAAGGTGACTATTGGGCAAGATGAAGAGGGCGATGAGATGTAG